The Pseudomonas sp. FP2309 genome has a window encoding:
- a CDS encoding chemotaxis response regulator protein-glutamate methylesterase has protein sequence MPTKKISVLLVDDSAVVRQVLLAILADTPDIHVMGAASDPIFAMDKLAREWPDVIVLDVEMPRMDGITFLRKIMSERPTPVVICSSLTQKGAETSLQALSAGAVEIITKPTTGLKNFLIESAAELVAAIRAAANSNVKNLGKRSAAPALAPPSKLTADAILPAANGHAMAQTTERIVAIGTSTGGTQALEAVLTALPRVCPGMVIVQHMPEKFTASFAERLNSVCEIEVREARNNDRILPGLALIAPGGKHLMVNRSGAFYHAQVIDGPLVNRHRPSVDVLFRSVAKFAGKNATGIIMTGMGDDGARGLKEMLEAGAATVAQDEASCVVFGMPKEAIKLNAAQRIMALEDIHQAILYK, from the coding sequence ATGCCTACCAAAAAAATCAGTGTGCTGCTGGTCGATGACTCGGCCGTGGTGCGTCAGGTATTGCTGGCGATTCTCGCTGACACGCCGGATATTCACGTGATGGGCGCCGCGTCCGACCCGATCTTCGCCATGGACAAACTCGCCCGCGAATGGCCGGACGTGATCGTGCTGGACGTCGAGATGCCGCGCATGGACGGCATCACCTTTCTCAGGAAAATCATGAGTGAGCGGCCGACGCCGGTGGTGATCTGTTCCTCGCTGACCCAGAAAGGCGCGGAAACCTCCCTGCAGGCGCTGTCGGCCGGCGCGGTAGAGATCATCACCAAACCCACGACCGGCTTGAAGAACTTTCTGATCGAATCGGCCGCCGAGTTGGTGGCGGCGATCCGCGCCGCGGCCAATTCCAATGTGAAGAACCTGGGCAAGCGCAGCGCTGCTCCCGCACTGGCCCCGCCCAGCAAGCTCACAGCGGATGCGATTCTGCCCGCCGCCAATGGCCACGCCATGGCGCAGACCACCGAGCGCATCGTCGCCATCGGCACCTCCACCGGCGGCACTCAGGCGCTGGAAGCGGTGCTGACGGCACTGCCGAGGGTGTGCCCAGGCATGGTGATCGTGCAGCACATGCCGGAAAAATTCACCGCCTCGTTTGCCGAGCGCCTCAACAGCGTCTGCGAGATCGAGGTGCGCGAAGCGCGTAACAACGACCGCATCCTGCCCGGCCTGGCCCTGATCGCGCCAGGCGGCAAGCACTTGATGGTCAACCGCAGCGGCGCCTTTTATCACGCCCAGGTCATCGATGGGCCACTGGTTAACCGGCACCGGCCTTCGGTGGACGTGCTGTTTCGCTCGGTGGCCAAGTTCGCCGGCAAAAACGCCACCGGCATCATCATGACCGGCATGGGCGACGACGGCGCGCGCGGACTCAAGGAGATGCTTGAGGCCGGCGCCGCCACCGTCGCCCAGGACGAAGCCAGTTGCGTGGTGTTCGGCATGCCCAAGGAAGCCATCAAGCTCAACGCGGCCCAGCGCATCATGGCGCTGGAGGATATTCATCAAGCGATTTTGTACAAGTGA
- the cheD gene encoding chemoreceptor glutamine deamidase CheD, translating into MKKPVDATEVVLAPGQVSFATRPTRLRTLLGSCVAITFWHPQRLIGGMCHFMLPGRLRSHQPLDGRYADEAMELLLRHTQANGTHARDYQVKLFGGGKMFLGQQCQLPTQDVASLNIRAALSLAEHYHLHLTAQDMGSTGYRTIMFDLWNGNVWVRHQPMGILQQDAYQKNQCAAGR; encoded by the coding sequence ATGAAAAAGCCTGTCGATGCGACCGAAGTGGTGTTGGCGCCTGGCCAGGTCAGCTTTGCGACGCGGCCAACGCGCCTGCGCACCTTGCTTGGCTCTTGTGTAGCGATCACCTTTTGGCACCCGCAGCGGCTGATCGGCGGCATGTGTCACTTCATGCTGCCGGGGCGCCTGCGCAGCCATCAACCGCTGGACGGCCGCTATGCCGACGAAGCCATGGAACTGCTGCTGCGACACACCCAGGCCAATGGCACTCATGCACGGGATTACCAGGTCAAGTTGTTCGGCGGCGGCAAAATGTTTCTCGGCCAGCAGTGCCAGTTGCCGACGCAGGACGTGGCCAGCCTGAATATCCGCGCAGCTTTGTCCCTGGCCGAGCACTATCACCTGCACCTGACGGCCCAGGACATGGGCAGCACCGGTTACCGCACGATCATGTTCGACCTGTGGAACGGCAACGTCTGGGTTCGGCACCAACCAATGGGAATACTTCAACAAGATGCCTACCAAAAAAATCAGTGTGCTGCTGGTCGATGA